The proteins below are encoded in one region of Sminthopsis crassicaudata isolate SCR6 chromosome 1, ASM4859323v1, whole genome shotgun sequence:
- the PTPN23 gene encoding tyrosine-protein phosphatase non-receptor type 23 isoform X1, protein MEAVPRMPMIWLDLKEAGDFNFQPAVRKFVLKNYGENPETYNEELKKLELLRQNAIRVPRDFEGCSILRKYLGQLHYLQSRIPMGLENEAAVPITWTEIFSGKSVTHEDIKYEQACILYNLGALHSMLGAMDKRVSEEGMKVSCTHFQCAAGAFTYLQEHFPHSYSVDMSHQILNLNINLMLGQAQECLLEKSMLDNRKSFLVARISAQVVVYYKEACRALENPETASLLGKVQKDWKKLVQMKTCYFAAVAHLHMGKQAEEQQKFGERVVYFQSALDKLNEAIKLAKGQPETVQDALRFTMDVIGGKFNSAKKDNDFIYHEAVPALDTLQPVKGAPLVKPLPVNPTDPAVTGPDIFAKLVPMAAHEASSLYSEEKAKLLREMMAKIDAKNEVLDQFMDSLQLDPETIDNLDAYNHIPPVLMEKCAALSVRPDTVKNLVQSMQVLSGVYTDVEASLKEIKGLLEEDELLEQKVQEASGQSGAVPAGGLAEVSREWAKYMEVHEKASFTNSELHRAMNLHISNLRLLSGPLDQVRAALPSPALTPDDKAVLQNLKRILGKVQEMRDQRLSLEHQLRELIQKDDITTSLVTTDRSEMKKLFEEQLKKYDQLRVYLDQNLAAQENILKALTEANVQYAAVRRVLAELEHKWNSTLQTLVASYEAYEDLMKKSQEGKDFYADLESKVSALLERAKAACQAREAAFQQLLSRELKKKPPPRPTAPKPLLPRKEEGEAGEPGDLPEELRSLPPDMLAAHLTTFPTGTLPNEAFLGAGAVMPFPPSHFAVPGSHYIPSQGSGPFPPGTYSGPPPLLQPSAPQPTVGLPLPGLASGPRLYPAPNYAPDPGLIPASPQHRLVSSHYALGPPGSTGGLPTAPPPRFISPELAPGIRPATTTVDSVQAPISSYTAPRPGPSPSPAPSRPCYSASQQGVPTVPYPYPIGVCQPFTPSSAQLPFPPAPRGELQPRPQPYVSQVPFVPQPRPPAPIQQSPVFPPQTRVPAPTAQQPPFPFVTQPAVLGQLPPPLRTHLYPLPSQDPLPPHSGTLPFPTPAPPQPPHTPLPGVQPLPPGTSAIPYCPAPVSRPQAPSLPSQLPPGTPLSLRGPPPSSQPSPSPHPVPSPAPSPGPGPTTTHPSQAEPPPFQRCNSSTADLLSSSPESQHGGSQPPGGGQPLLQPTKADATEGQRPQALRLIECDPYEQPQRLQQLQEELEAFRGLLSGGAGALDAVWRELQEAQERDARGRSIAIARCYSLKNRHQDIMPYDSNRVVLRSGKDDYINASRVEGLSSYCPPLIATQAPLPGTAADFWLMVHEQKVSVIVMLVSEAEMEKQKVAKYFPTERGQPLVQGPLSLVLSSVRTTDTHVERVMSLQFRDQSLKRSLVHLHFPTWPELGLPDSPGNLLRFIHEVHTHYLHQRPLHTPIVVHCSSGVGRTGAFALLYAAVQEVEAGNGIPALTQLVRRMRQQRKHMLQEKLHLRFCHEAVLRHVEQVLQRHGIAPPSACRPLANPNVAQKAYLPQDPQDLVLGADMPISSIQATIAKLSIRPQGGGQEPPPPAFPSPVEPLSPTTPSLLELTSPPSPSPPSSPQQEIPEPKEESEVAMAPSPGPSTSSLELLASLTPEAFSLDSSLRGKQRMNKQSFLQAHNGQGLRGAGPSDDPLSLLDPLWTLNKT, encoded by the exons TTTGTCCTCAAGAATTACGGTGAGAACCCGGAGACCTACAATGAGGAGCTAAAGAAGCTGGAGCTGCTTAGACAG AATGCAATCAGGGTTCCTCGGGACTTTGAGGGCTGTAGCATCCTGCGGAAGTACCTAGGTCAGCTCCATTACCTGCAGAGCCGAATCCCTATGGGCTTGGAGAATGAGGCGGCTGTCCCCATCACCTG GACGGAGATCTTCTCTGGGAAGTCGGTAACTCATGAGGACATTAAGTACGAGCAGGCCTGCATCCTCTACAACCTAG gGGCTCTTCATTCCATGTTGGGTGCCATGGACAAGAGGGTATCTGAGGAG GGTATGAAAGTTTCTTGCACACATTTCCAGTGTGCAGCAGGTGCTTTCACTTATCTACAGGAGCACTTCCCTCACTCATACAGTGTGGACATGAGCCACCAGATCCTCAACCTCAACATCAACCTCATGCTG GGCCAGGCTCAGGAATGCCTCCTGGAGAAGTCAATGCTGGACAATCGAAAGAGTTTCCTGGTGGCTCGTATCAGTGCGCAG GTGGTCGTTTACTACAAGGAGGCTTGTCGGGCCCTGGAAAACCCTGAGACTGCCTCTCTGCTGGGCAAGGTCCAGAAAGACTGGAAGAAGCTGGTGCAGATGAAGACCTGCTATTTTGCTGCTGTGGCTCAT CTGCACATGGGGAAGCAAGCTGAGGAACAGCAGAAGTTTGGAGAGAGG GTAGTCTACTTCCAGAGTGCCCTGGACAAGCTTAATGAAGCCATCAAATTGGCAAAG GGACAACCTGAAACTGTACAGGATGCTCTGCGCTTCACTATGGATGTTATTGGAGGAAA GTTCAATTCAGCCAAGAAAGACAATGACTTCATCTATCACGAGGCTGTCCCTGCCTTGGACACTTTGCAGCCTGTAAAAG GAGCCCCCTTGGTGAAGCCCCTTCCTGTGAATCCTACTGACCCAGCAGTCACTGGCCCTGACATTTTTGCCAAGTTGGTGCCTATGGCTGCCCATGAGGCCTCCTCACTGTACAG TGAGGAGAAAGCCAAGCTGCTTCGTGAGATGATGGCTAAGATCGATGCCAAGAACGAGGTCCTAGA CCAGTTCATGGACTCCCTGCAACTAGACCCAGAGACCATAGATAATTTGGATGCGTACAACCACATCCCACCCGTGCTCATGGAGAAGTGCGCAGCCCTCAGCGTTCGGCCCGACACGGTGAAGAACCTTGTTCAGTCCATGCAGG TGTTGTCAGGGGTCTATACAGATGTAGAGGCTTCCCTGAAGGAGATCAAGGGTCTGCTAGAGGAGGATGAGCTGCTAGAACAGAAGGTCCAGGAAGCGTCTGGACAGTCAGGAGCGGTACCGGCCGGGGGGCTGGCCGAGGTAAGCCGAGAGTGGGCCAAGTACATGGAAGTGCATGAGAAGGCCTCCTTCACCAACAGTGAACTGCACCGGGCCATGAACCTGCACATCAGTAACTTACGGCTATTGAGCGGGCCCCTGGACCAAGTACGTGCTGCCCTGCCCTCTCCGGCCCTCACCCCCG ATGACAAGGCTGTACTGCAAAACCTCAAGCGCATCCTGGGCAAGGTGCAGGAAATGAGGGACCAGCGCCTGTCCCTGGAGCACCAGCTCCGAGAGCTGATCCAGAAGGACGACATCACCACCTCCCTCGTCACCACAGACCGCTCAGAGATGAAG AAACTCTTTGAAGAACAACTCAAGAAGTATGACCAGCTCCGCGTGTACCTGGATCAAAACCTGGCCGCCCAGGAGAACATCCTCAAGGCACTGACCGAGGCCAACGTGCAGTATGCAGCCGTCCGCCGAGTGCTGGCTGAGCTGGAACACAA GTGGAACTCCACACTGCAGACCTTGGTGGCCTCCTACGAGGCCTATGAGGACTTAATGAAGAAGTCCCAGGAGGGAAAGGATTTCTATGCTGATCTGGAGAGCAAGGTGTCTGCTCTGCTGGAACGGGCCAAGGCTGCGTGCCAGGCCCGAGAAGCCGCCTTCCAGCAGCTCCTCAGCAG GGAACTGAAAAAGAAGCCCCCACCGCGGCCAACTGCCCCCAAGCCGTTGCTGCCccgaaaagaagagggagaagctGGGGAGCCTGGGGACTTGCCTGAAGAGCTCCGAAGCCTGCCTCCTGACATGCTGGCTGCCCACCTGACCACCTTTCCCACTGGAACCCTACCCAATGAGGCCTTTTTGGGAGCTGGAGCCGTTATGCCTTTCCCTCCTAGCCATTTTGCTGTCCCTGGGTCTCACTATATTCCCAGCCAGGGGTCTGGTCCCTTTCCCCCAGGGACCTACTCTGGGCCTCCTCCTCTACTACAACCCTCTGCCCCCCAGCCTACAGTCGGGTTACCCCTGCCGGGCCTGGCTTCGGGGCCCCGCCTCTATCCAGCTCCCAATTATGCCCCAGATCCTGGCCTAATCCCTGCTTCTCCTCAACACAGGCTAGTGAGCAGCCACTATGCACTAGGACCTCCTGGATCCACTGGAGGTCTCCCCACAGCCCCACCTCCTCGATTTATCAGTCCCGAGCTGGCTCCAGGCATCCGCCCTGCCACCACCACAGTGGACAGCGTCCAGGCCCCCATTTCTAGCTACACGGCTCCCCGGCCTGGGCCTAGCCCAAGCCCGGCCCCCAGCAGGCCCTGTTACTCTGCCTCCCAGCAAGGTGTCCCAACAGTACCCTATCCTTACCCCATAGGGGTTTGCCAACCTTTCACTCCCTCCTCGGCCCAGCTTCCTTTCCCCCCAGCTCCCCGTGGTGAATTGCAGCCTCGACCCCAACCCTACGTCTCCCAAGTGCCCTTTGTACCTCAGCCTCGACCCCCGGCCCCAATTCAGCAATCGCCAGTCTTCCCTCCCCAGACGAGGGTTCCTGCTCCCACGGCCCAGCagcctccttttccttttgtcacCCAGCCTGCTGTCTTGGGGCAGCTCCCACCACCTCTGCGCACCCATCTTTACCCGCTTCCTTCTCAGGATCCCTTACCCCCCCATTCAGGAACCTTGCCTTTCCCTACTCCAGCCCCACCTCAGCCTCCCCATACTCCACTCCCTGGAGTCCAGCCCCTTCCCCCAGGCACTTCAGCCATACCCTATTGCCCAGCTCCAGTTTCTAGGCCCCAGGCCCCCTCACTTCCCAGTCAGTTGCCCCCTGGCACCCCACTATCCCTTCGGGGTCCTCCACCCTCCAGTCAACCTTCTCCAAGTCCTCACCCTGTGCCTTCACCAGCCCCATCCCCAGGGCCTGGCCCTACTACCACACATCCTTCCCAGGCGGAGCCGCCACCGTTCCAGCGCTGTAACTCGTCCACAGCTGATCTGCTTTCATCCAGCCCAGAGAGCCAGCACGGGGGTTCCCAACCCCCTGGCGGAGGCCAGCCTTTGCTCCAGCCCACTAAGGCGGATGCCACGGAGGGCCAACGGCCCCAGGCTCTGCGGCTGATTGAGTGTGACCCTTATGAGCAGCCCCAGAGGCTCCAACAACTTCAGGAGGAATTGGAGGCCTTCCGGGGGCTGCTGAGTGGGGGGGCAGGGGCCCTAGATGCAGTGTGGAGAGAGCTGCAGGAAGCCCAGGAACGTGATGCCCGAGGCCGCTCCATTGCCATTGCCCGGTGCTACTCTCTCAAGAACCGGCACCAAGATATCATGCCCTACGATAGCAACCGCGTAGTGCTGCGTTCGGGTAAGGACGACTACATCAATGCCAGCCGTGTGGAAGGGCTCTCGTCATACTGCCCACCATTGATAGCCACCCAGGCCCCGCTGCCTGGCACCGCGGCGGACTTCTGGCTCATGGTCCATGAACAGAAGGTGTCCGTCATTGTTATGTTGGTTTCAGAGGCAGAGATGGAAAAG CAGAAAGTGGCTAAATATTTCCCCACGGAGAGGGGCCAGCCTCTGGTCCAGGGCCCTCTGAGCCTGGTGCTGAGCAGTGTCCGAACCACAGACACCCATGTGGAACGTGTGATGAGCTTGCAGTTCAGAGACCAAAGCCTCAAACGCTCTCTTGTACATCTGCACTTCCCCACTTGGCCAGAGCT gGGCCTCCCAGACAGCCCAGGAAACTTGCTGCGCTTCATCCATGAGGTGCACACCCACTACCTGCATCAGCGGCCTCTGCACACACCCATTGTGGTGCACTGCAG TTCCGGGGTGGGCCGCACTGGAGCCTTTGCACTGCTCTATGCTGCTGTGCAGGAAGTAGAAGCTGGCAATGGGATTCCTGCCCTGACTCAACTGGTCCGGCGGATGCGGCAACAGCGGAAGCACATGTTACAGGAGAAG CTGCACCTCCGATTTTGTCACGAAGCTGTGCTGAGACACGTAGAGCAGGTGCTCCAGCGGCATGGGATAGCACCTCCTTCTGCCTGTAGACCCCTTGCTAACCCCAACGTGGCCCAGAAG gcATATCTTCCACAGGACCCCCAGGACCTGGTGCTGGGTGCAGACATGCCTATCAGCTCCATCCAAGCCACCATTGCCAAGCTCAGCATCCGGCCCCAAGGGGGCGGGCAGGAGCCTCCTCCTCCGGCCTTTCCTAGTCCTGTTGAACCACTCAGTCCCACCACCCCCAGCCTCTTAGAGCTCACCAGTCCCCCTTcaccttcccctccttcctccccccagcAAGAAATTCCTGAGCCTAAAGAAGAGAGCGAGGTAGCCATGGCCCCCAGCCCTGGGCCTTCCACCTCTTCTCTAGAGTTGTTGGCTTCCCTGACTCCGGAGGCCTTCTCTTTGGATAGCTCCCTGCGGGGGAAGCAACGCATGAACAAGCAGAGCTTCCTGCAGGCTCATAATGGGCAAGGACTGCGGGGTGCCGGCCCGAGTGATGACCCTCTCAGCCTTTTGGACCCACTCTGGACCCTAAATAAGACATGA
- the PTPN23 gene encoding tyrosine-protein phosphatase non-receptor type 23 isoform X2 yields the protein MEAVPRMPMIWLDLKEAGDFNFQPAVRKFVLKNYGENPETYNEELKKLELLRQNAIRVPRDFEGCSILRKYLGQLHYLQSRIPMGLENEAAVPITWTEIFSGKSVTHEDIKYEQACILYNLGALHSMLGAMDKRVSEEGMKVSCTHFQCAAGAFTYLQEHFPHSYSVDMSHQILNLNINLMLGQAQECLLEKSMLDNRKSFLVARISAQVVVYYKEACRALENPETASLLGKVQKDWKKLVQMKTCYFAAVAHLHMGKQAEEQQKFGERVVYFQSALDKLNEAIKLAKGQPETVQDALRFTMDVIGGKFNSAKKDNDFIYHEAVPALDTLQPVKGAPLVKPLPVNPTDPAVTGPDIFAKLVPMAAHEASSLYSEEKAKLLREMMAKIDAKNEVLDQFMDSLQLDPETIDNLDAYNHIPPVLMEKCAALSVRPDTVKNLVQSMQVLSGVYTDVEASLKEIKGLLEEDELLEQKVQEASGQSGAVPAGGLAEVSREWAKYMEVHEKASFTNSELHRAMNLHISNLRLLSGPLDQVRAALPSPALTPDDKAVLQNLKRILGKVQEMRDQRLSLEHQLRELIQKDDITTSLVTTDRSEMKKLFEEQLKKYDQLRVYLDQNLAAQENILKALTEANVQYAAVRRVLAELEHKWNSTLQTLVASYEAYEDLMKKSQEGKDFYADLESKVSALLERAKAACQAREAAFQQLLSRELKKKPPPRPTAPKPLLPRKEEGEAGEPGDLPEELRSLPPDMLAAHLTTFPTGTLPNEAFLGAGAVMPFPPSHFAVPGSHYIPSQGSGPFPPGTYSGPPPLLQPSAPQPTVGLPLPGLASGPRLYPAPNYAPDPGLIPASPQHRLVSSHYALGPPGSTGGLPTAPPPRFISPELAPGIRPATTTVDSVQAPISSYTAPRPGPSPSPAPSRPCYSASQQGVPTVPYPYPIGVCQPFTPSSAQLPFPPAPRGELQPRPQPYVSQVPFVPQPRPPAPIQQSPVFPPQTRVPAPTAQQPPFPFVTQPAVLGQLPPPLRTHLYPLPSQDPLPPHSGTLPFPTPAPPQPPHTPLPGVQPLPPGTSAIPYCPAPVSRPQAPSLPSQLPPGTPLSLRGPPPSSQPSPSPHPVPSPAPSPGPGPTTTHPSQAEPPPFQRCNSSTADLLSSSPESQHGGSQPPGGGQPLLQPTKADATEGQRPQALRLIECDPYEQPQRLQQLQEELEAFRGLLSGGAGALDAVWRELQEAQERDARGRSIAIARCYSLKNRHQDIMPYDSNRVVLRSGKDDYINASRVEGLSSYCPPLIATQAPLPGTAADFWLMVHEQKVSVIVMLVSEAEMEKKVAKYFPTERGQPLVQGPLSLVLSSVRTTDTHVERVMSLQFRDQSLKRSLVHLHFPTWPELGLPDSPGNLLRFIHEVHTHYLHQRPLHTPIVVHCSSGVGRTGAFALLYAAVQEVEAGNGIPALTQLVRRMRQQRKHMLQEKLHLRFCHEAVLRHVEQVLQRHGIAPPSACRPLANPNVAQKAYLPQDPQDLVLGADMPISSIQATIAKLSIRPQGGGQEPPPPAFPSPVEPLSPTTPSLLELTSPPSPSPPSSPQQEIPEPKEESEVAMAPSPGPSTSSLELLASLTPEAFSLDSSLRGKQRMNKQSFLQAHNGQGLRGAGPSDDPLSLLDPLWTLNKT from the exons TTTGTCCTCAAGAATTACGGTGAGAACCCGGAGACCTACAATGAGGAGCTAAAGAAGCTGGAGCTGCTTAGACAG AATGCAATCAGGGTTCCTCGGGACTTTGAGGGCTGTAGCATCCTGCGGAAGTACCTAGGTCAGCTCCATTACCTGCAGAGCCGAATCCCTATGGGCTTGGAGAATGAGGCGGCTGTCCCCATCACCTG GACGGAGATCTTCTCTGGGAAGTCGGTAACTCATGAGGACATTAAGTACGAGCAGGCCTGCATCCTCTACAACCTAG gGGCTCTTCATTCCATGTTGGGTGCCATGGACAAGAGGGTATCTGAGGAG GGTATGAAAGTTTCTTGCACACATTTCCAGTGTGCAGCAGGTGCTTTCACTTATCTACAGGAGCACTTCCCTCACTCATACAGTGTGGACATGAGCCACCAGATCCTCAACCTCAACATCAACCTCATGCTG GGCCAGGCTCAGGAATGCCTCCTGGAGAAGTCAATGCTGGACAATCGAAAGAGTTTCCTGGTGGCTCGTATCAGTGCGCAG GTGGTCGTTTACTACAAGGAGGCTTGTCGGGCCCTGGAAAACCCTGAGACTGCCTCTCTGCTGGGCAAGGTCCAGAAAGACTGGAAGAAGCTGGTGCAGATGAAGACCTGCTATTTTGCTGCTGTGGCTCAT CTGCACATGGGGAAGCAAGCTGAGGAACAGCAGAAGTTTGGAGAGAGG GTAGTCTACTTCCAGAGTGCCCTGGACAAGCTTAATGAAGCCATCAAATTGGCAAAG GGACAACCTGAAACTGTACAGGATGCTCTGCGCTTCACTATGGATGTTATTGGAGGAAA GTTCAATTCAGCCAAGAAAGACAATGACTTCATCTATCACGAGGCTGTCCCTGCCTTGGACACTTTGCAGCCTGTAAAAG GAGCCCCCTTGGTGAAGCCCCTTCCTGTGAATCCTACTGACCCAGCAGTCACTGGCCCTGACATTTTTGCCAAGTTGGTGCCTATGGCTGCCCATGAGGCCTCCTCACTGTACAG TGAGGAGAAAGCCAAGCTGCTTCGTGAGATGATGGCTAAGATCGATGCCAAGAACGAGGTCCTAGA CCAGTTCATGGACTCCCTGCAACTAGACCCAGAGACCATAGATAATTTGGATGCGTACAACCACATCCCACCCGTGCTCATGGAGAAGTGCGCAGCCCTCAGCGTTCGGCCCGACACGGTGAAGAACCTTGTTCAGTCCATGCAGG TGTTGTCAGGGGTCTATACAGATGTAGAGGCTTCCCTGAAGGAGATCAAGGGTCTGCTAGAGGAGGATGAGCTGCTAGAACAGAAGGTCCAGGAAGCGTCTGGACAGTCAGGAGCGGTACCGGCCGGGGGGCTGGCCGAGGTAAGCCGAGAGTGGGCCAAGTACATGGAAGTGCATGAGAAGGCCTCCTTCACCAACAGTGAACTGCACCGGGCCATGAACCTGCACATCAGTAACTTACGGCTATTGAGCGGGCCCCTGGACCAAGTACGTGCTGCCCTGCCCTCTCCGGCCCTCACCCCCG ATGACAAGGCTGTACTGCAAAACCTCAAGCGCATCCTGGGCAAGGTGCAGGAAATGAGGGACCAGCGCCTGTCCCTGGAGCACCAGCTCCGAGAGCTGATCCAGAAGGACGACATCACCACCTCCCTCGTCACCACAGACCGCTCAGAGATGAAG AAACTCTTTGAAGAACAACTCAAGAAGTATGACCAGCTCCGCGTGTACCTGGATCAAAACCTGGCCGCCCAGGAGAACATCCTCAAGGCACTGACCGAGGCCAACGTGCAGTATGCAGCCGTCCGCCGAGTGCTGGCTGAGCTGGAACACAA GTGGAACTCCACACTGCAGACCTTGGTGGCCTCCTACGAGGCCTATGAGGACTTAATGAAGAAGTCCCAGGAGGGAAAGGATTTCTATGCTGATCTGGAGAGCAAGGTGTCTGCTCTGCTGGAACGGGCCAAGGCTGCGTGCCAGGCCCGAGAAGCCGCCTTCCAGCAGCTCCTCAGCAG GGAACTGAAAAAGAAGCCCCCACCGCGGCCAACTGCCCCCAAGCCGTTGCTGCCccgaaaagaagagggagaagctGGGGAGCCTGGGGACTTGCCTGAAGAGCTCCGAAGCCTGCCTCCTGACATGCTGGCTGCCCACCTGACCACCTTTCCCACTGGAACCCTACCCAATGAGGCCTTTTTGGGAGCTGGAGCCGTTATGCCTTTCCCTCCTAGCCATTTTGCTGTCCCTGGGTCTCACTATATTCCCAGCCAGGGGTCTGGTCCCTTTCCCCCAGGGACCTACTCTGGGCCTCCTCCTCTACTACAACCCTCTGCCCCCCAGCCTACAGTCGGGTTACCCCTGCCGGGCCTGGCTTCGGGGCCCCGCCTCTATCCAGCTCCCAATTATGCCCCAGATCCTGGCCTAATCCCTGCTTCTCCTCAACACAGGCTAGTGAGCAGCCACTATGCACTAGGACCTCCTGGATCCACTGGAGGTCTCCCCACAGCCCCACCTCCTCGATTTATCAGTCCCGAGCTGGCTCCAGGCATCCGCCCTGCCACCACCACAGTGGACAGCGTCCAGGCCCCCATTTCTAGCTACACGGCTCCCCGGCCTGGGCCTAGCCCAAGCCCGGCCCCCAGCAGGCCCTGTTACTCTGCCTCCCAGCAAGGTGTCCCAACAGTACCCTATCCTTACCCCATAGGGGTTTGCCAACCTTTCACTCCCTCCTCGGCCCAGCTTCCTTTCCCCCCAGCTCCCCGTGGTGAATTGCAGCCTCGACCCCAACCCTACGTCTCCCAAGTGCCCTTTGTACCTCAGCCTCGACCCCCGGCCCCAATTCAGCAATCGCCAGTCTTCCCTCCCCAGACGAGGGTTCCTGCTCCCACGGCCCAGCagcctccttttccttttgtcacCCAGCCTGCTGTCTTGGGGCAGCTCCCACCACCTCTGCGCACCCATCTTTACCCGCTTCCTTCTCAGGATCCCTTACCCCCCCATTCAGGAACCTTGCCTTTCCCTACTCCAGCCCCACCTCAGCCTCCCCATACTCCACTCCCTGGAGTCCAGCCCCTTCCCCCAGGCACTTCAGCCATACCCTATTGCCCAGCTCCAGTTTCTAGGCCCCAGGCCCCCTCACTTCCCAGTCAGTTGCCCCCTGGCACCCCACTATCCCTTCGGGGTCCTCCACCCTCCAGTCAACCTTCTCCAAGTCCTCACCCTGTGCCTTCACCAGCCCCATCCCCAGGGCCTGGCCCTACTACCACACATCCTTCCCAGGCGGAGCCGCCACCGTTCCAGCGCTGTAACTCGTCCACAGCTGATCTGCTTTCATCCAGCCCAGAGAGCCAGCACGGGGGTTCCCAACCCCCTGGCGGAGGCCAGCCTTTGCTCCAGCCCACTAAGGCGGATGCCACGGAGGGCCAACGGCCCCAGGCTCTGCGGCTGATTGAGTGTGACCCTTATGAGCAGCCCCAGAGGCTCCAACAACTTCAGGAGGAATTGGAGGCCTTCCGGGGGCTGCTGAGTGGGGGGGCAGGGGCCCTAGATGCAGTGTGGAGAGAGCTGCAGGAAGCCCAGGAACGTGATGCCCGAGGCCGCTCCATTGCCATTGCCCGGTGCTACTCTCTCAAGAACCGGCACCAAGATATCATGCCCTACGATAGCAACCGCGTAGTGCTGCGTTCGGGTAAGGACGACTACATCAATGCCAGCCGTGTGGAAGGGCTCTCGTCATACTGCCCACCATTGATAGCCACCCAGGCCCCGCTGCCTGGCACCGCGGCGGACTTCTGGCTCATGGTCCATGAACAGAAGGTGTCCGTCATTGTTATGTTGGTTTCAGAGGCAGAGATGGAAAAG AAAGTGGCTAAATATTTCCCCACGGAGAGGGGCCAGCCTCTGGTCCAGGGCCCTCTGAGCCTGGTGCTGAGCAGTGTCCGAACCACAGACACCCATGTGGAACGTGTGATGAGCTTGCAGTTCAGAGACCAAAGCCTCAAACGCTCTCTTGTACATCTGCACTTCCCCACTTGGCCAGAGCT gGGCCTCCCAGACAGCCCAGGAAACTTGCTGCGCTTCATCCATGAGGTGCACACCCACTACCTGCATCAGCGGCCTCTGCACACACCCATTGTGGTGCACTGCAG TTCCGGGGTGGGCCGCACTGGAGCCTTTGCACTGCTCTATGCTGCTGTGCAGGAAGTAGAAGCTGGCAATGGGATTCCTGCCCTGACTCAACTGGTCCGGCGGATGCGGCAACAGCGGAAGCACATGTTACAGGAGAAG CTGCACCTCCGATTTTGTCACGAAGCTGTGCTGAGACACGTAGAGCAGGTGCTCCAGCGGCATGGGATAGCACCTCCTTCTGCCTGTAGACCCCTTGCTAACCCCAACGTGGCCCAGAAG gcATATCTTCCACAGGACCCCCAGGACCTGGTGCTGGGTGCAGACATGCCTATCAGCTCCATCCAAGCCACCATTGCCAAGCTCAGCATCCGGCCCCAAGGGGGCGGGCAGGAGCCTCCTCCTCCGGCCTTTCCTAGTCCTGTTGAACCACTCAGTCCCACCACCCCCAGCCTCTTAGAGCTCACCAGTCCCCCTTcaccttcccctccttcctccccccagcAAGAAATTCCTGAGCCTAAAGAAGAGAGCGAGGTAGCCATGGCCCCCAGCCCTGGGCCTTCCACCTCTTCTCTAGAGTTGTTGGCTTCCCTGACTCCGGAGGCCTTCTCTTTGGATAGCTCCCTGCGGGGGAAGCAACGCATGAACAAGCAGAGCTTCCTGCAGGCTCATAATGGGCAAGGACTGCGGGGTGCCGGCCCGAGTGATGACCCTCTCAGCCTTTTGGACCCACTCTGGACCCTAAATAAGACATGA